The Metabacillus schmidteae genome has a segment encoding these proteins:
- a CDS encoding DUF294 nucleotidyltransferase-like domain-containing protein: protein MSELKHLLKDYYPFSLLTEYQLQELTEKASQKHFSKNEFIFHEDEAVEEIDLYFLVSGLAKNILHQSNGKQLSLRYYYPGDIIGLMVMFTSGELNFSVQALEDCTVFKFNKRHFFEIMTRNNDFSKVIWGSIGERTKSLYNEMKNKASQADDEENVHLLKTRVKILMEPPLFIQPHLTMNQAAKMLKERNESGLIVSKDSAKMLGIITYDEILNYTSTTPTSHFVSDWMNTTPVYVDADAFAFEALSFIKNKFSHCIPVLNNQHVIGILTSRSFLNLENSSYLDLTYNVQKTTSLDALVKQGPLVNTTLHAFVENLVEKESYAYNVSEMITNHNDNLHRQLIKLTENEMKQQGYGRPPINYCFIVMGSQARNEQGFRTDQDNGMILANYEHLSNREWIEEYFITFTKKLNSSLRELGFPECTGGIMAKEEKWRKSVSQWKIDIQTWRNELDAQEIQNFTMFYDFRPIYGDFSLADEVRAFLNEKAQHSKTLQQLLMKDALRFKVSAHPFGLINLKQKNKKINVKKTGLTQIIYSTRINAIKYGINEVSTIKRLNALKNLQAMHPRDVENAKTALHYLHYFRLRQNLKELENNSYVSNDIPIHELTKEDRLKLKEALQVAHRMQQVTKISFNRNRVV from the coding sequence ATGTCTGAACTTAAGCATCTTTTGAAGGATTACTACCCTTTTTCACTTTTAACTGAATATCAACTTCAAGAATTAACTGAAAAGGCCTCACAAAAGCATTTTTCAAAGAATGAATTTATATTTCATGAAGATGAGGCTGTTGAAGAGATTGACCTCTACTTTCTTGTTTCAGGATTAGCAAAAAATATTCTTCACCAATCAAATGGGAAACAATTATCTCTAAGATATTACTATCCAGGTGATATTATTGGATTGATGGTGATGTTTACAAGCGGTGAACTAAATTTTTCTGTGCAAGCTCTTGAAGATTGTACAGTTTTCAAATTTAATAAACGTCATTTTTTCGAAATTATGACACGTAACAATGATTTTTCTAAGGTTATTTGGGGAAGTATCGGCGAACGAACAAAGTCTTTATATAATGAGATGAAGAATAAGGCTTCACAAGCGGATGATGAAGAAAATGTTCATTTACTAAAGACACGTGTAAAAATACTTATGGAACCACCGCTTTTTATTCAGCCACATCTCACGATGAACCAAGCTGCCAAAATGTTAAAAGAACGAAATGAATCTGGATTAATCGTAAGTAAAGATTCTGCAAAGATGCTTGGAATAATAACTTACGATGAGATTTTAAACTATACTTCAACTACACCAACATCTCATTTTGTTAGTGATTGGATGAATACAACTCCTGTATATGTTGATGCAGATGCTTTTGCTTTCGAGGCTTTATCATTTATTAAAAACAAATTCAGTCATTGCATTCCTGTTCTCAACAACCAACATGTGATCGGTATATTGACGTCACGCTCATTTTTAAATCTTGAAAATTCCAGCTATTTAGATCTAACCTACAATGTACAAAAAACAACATCACTTGATGCCTTAGTTAAGCAAGGTCCTCTAGTGAATACCACTTTACATGCCTTTGTAGAAAATCTGGTTGAAAAAGAAAGCTATGCTTATAATGTGTCGGAAATGATAACAAACCATAATGACAATCTTCATAGACAATTGATAAAGCTAACAGAAAATGAAATGAAACAACAAGGATATGGCAGACCTCCAATTAACTACTGCTTTATCGTTATGGGAAGTCAAGCTAGAAATGAACAAGGCTTTCGTACTGATCAAGATAACGGTATGATATTAGCCAATTATGAGCACTTATCTAATCGAGAATGGATTGAAGAGTATTTTATTACCTTTACTAAAAAATTGAATTCATCCCTTCGAGAATTAGGGTTTCCGGAGTGTACAGGCGGGATTATGGCGAAAGAGGAAAAATGGAGAAAATCGGTATCACAATGGAAAATTGATATTCAAACATGGAGAAATGAACTTGATGCTCAGGAAATCCAAAATTTCACTATGTTCTATGATTTCAGACCTATTTATGGAGATTTTTCATTAGCTGATGAGGTTAGAGCATTCTTAAATGAAAAAGCTCAGCATTCTAAAACTCTGCAGCAGCTTTTAATGAAGGATGCCCTTCGATTTAAAGTTTCCGCTCATCCTTTTGGTTTAATAAATTTGAAGCAGAAGAATAAAAAAATTAATGTCAAAAAAACCGGTCTCACACAAATTATCTATTCCACTCGAATTAATGCGATTAAATATGGTATTAATGAAGTAAGTACGATTAAAAGATTAAATGCATTAAAAAACTTACAAGCGATGCATCCTCGAGATGTTGAAAACGCAAAAACAGCCCTTCATTATTTGCATTATTTTAGACTTAGGCAAAATCTGAAAGAATTAGAAAACAACAGTTATGTTTCAAACGACATTCCGATTCATGAACTTACAAAAGAGGACCGATTGAAGCTCAAAGAAGCATTACAGGTTGCTCATCGAATGCAACAAGTAACAAAAATTAGCTTCAACAGAAACCGGGTGGTGTAG
- a CDS encoding heavy metal translocating P-type ATPase, with translation MNEYKVKGLTCANCTRELQEEINKLPSGESASLSYNTGKLKVDHSVDLNKVKKILSSDGAYIEAENHDHHDHSHQTGINWVVLLSISAVLYVVGFVTENMFNEYVAIGMFLAATVLSGYQTFLKGLKNLIKLKFNIETLMTIALIGALGIGEWKEGALVAILFGLNEYLEGLGMQKARKSMEKLLEIAPKEATVIENNEERIVSIASLDVDQIVLVRAGEKIPSDGIVIEGKSSVNEAAITGEAMPVEKGINEPVFGGSINNEGVLKIKVTKAYENSSLAKILHLVEEAQETKTPTELFINKFAKYYTPLIMIIAAIVMLIPPLLMDGSWGDWFYQGLAVLIVGCPCALVLSSPIAIVSGITKNARNGILIKGGVFLEQLGKVKTIAFDKTGTLTKGEPYVEDYIEYHHSFLQIAASIEKNSSHPIAKAILKKAEGISYLHVDELQTVTGSGLVAKIDGITYFLGNEEHLKDFPFKQEVTDQINLLKERGMTIVILATNEEVYGMMGISDEIREESANVIKNLHSAGIQHTVMLTGDHEKTAEKVASKVGVKSYFAGLLPDQKVEKIKEISQCEKVAMIGDGINDAPALATADLGIAMGKGTDSAIETADIVLMQNHLGKLPNAIKSAKKVNSIIKLNIALALGLKLIALLLTIPGLLTLWIAILSDMGATILVTLISLTVLYDQK, from the coding sequence ATGAATGAATACAAAGTCAAAGGATTAACTTGTGCTAATTGTACAAGAGAACTTCAAGAAGAAATTAATAAATTGCCATCAGGTGAATCTGCATCATTAAGTTATAATACCGGAAAGCTTAAGGTGGATCATTCTGTTGATTTAAATAAAGTAAAAAAGATTTTATCTTCTGACGGTGCATATATTGAAGCCGAAAATCATGACCATCATGACCATAGCCATCAGACAGGAATTAACTGGGTTGTTCTTTTAAGCATATCAGCTGTTTTGTATGTTGTTGGTTTTGTTACAGAGAATATGTTTAATGAGTATGTCGCAATTGGTATGTTCCTAGCGGCAACGGTTTTAAGTGGTTATCAAACTTTTTTAAAGGGACTTAAAAACTTAATTAAATTAAAATTTAATATTGAAACGTTAATGACAATTGCCTTAATTGGAGCATTAGGGATTGGTGAATGGAAAGAAGGCGCATTGGTTGCCATATTGTTTGGACTAAATGAATATTTAGAAGGCCTGGGAATGCAAAAAGCAAGGAAATCGATGGAAAAGCTGCTTGAAATCGCACCTAAAGAAGCGACCGTCATTGAGAACAATGAGGAGCGTATCGTAAGTATTGCATCATTGGACGTAGATCAAATTGTATTAGTTCGAGCTGGGGAAAAAATACCATCTGACGGAATCGTGATTGAAGGGAAAAGTTCAGTTAACGAAGCGGCGATTACAGGGGAAGCAATGCCTGTTGAAAAAGGAATAAATGAACCAGTCTTCGGCGGAAGCATTAATAACGAAGGTGTATTAAAAATAAAAGTAACAAAAGCATATGAAAACTCATCACTTGCGAAAATTCTTCACCTTGTTGAAGAGGCTCAGGAAACAAAAACTCCTACAGAATTATTTATTAATAAATTTGCAAAGTATTATACACCACTGATCATGATTATTGCAGCAATTGTTATGCTAATTCCACCATTACTAATGGATGGCAGTTGGGGTGATTGGTTTTATCAAGGTTTAGCTGTATTAATTGTTGGTTGTCCTTGTGCATTGGTCCTATCTTCACCAATTGCGATTGTTTCTGGAATTACGAAAAACGCCCGCAATGGAATACTAATAAAAGGTGGAGTATTTCTAGAACAACTAGGAAAAGTCAAAACCATTGCTTTTGATAAGACGGGAACATTAACAAAGGGAGAACCGTATGTAGAGGACTATATTGAGTATCACCACAGTTTTCTACAAATAGCTGCTTCTATTGAGAAAAACTCATCACATCCAATTGCAAAAGCCATATTGAAAAAAGCAGAAGGGATATCATACTTGCACGTAGACGAATTACAAACAGTGACTGGTAGCGGATTGGTTGCAAAAATAGATGGTATAACCTATTTTCTAGGTAATGAAGAACATTTGAAAGATTTCCCTTTCAAACAAGAGGTGACAGATCAGATTAACCTTCTTAAAGAAAGAGGAATGACAATTGTCATTTTAGCTACAAACGAAGAAGTTTACGGAATGATGGGAATTTCTGATGAAATTAGAGAAGAAAGTGCCAATGTGATCAAAAATCTTCATTCAGCTGGAATTCAACATACTGTCATGCTAACAGGTGATCACGAAAAAACGGCGGAAAAAGTAGCAAGTAAAGTAGGCGTAAAATCTTATTTTGCAGGTTTGCTTCCTGATCAGAAAGTAGAAAAAATAAAAGAGATATCTCAATGTGAAAAAGTCGCAATGATAGGTGATGGAATAAACGACGCACCTGCACTTGCAACAGCTGACTTAGGTATTGCGATGGGAAAAGGAACAGATAGTGCAATTGAAACCGCTGATATCGTCTTAATGCAAAATCACCTTGGAAAACTACCAAATGCGATCAAATCAGCCAAAAAGGTTAATTCAATCATTAAATTAAATATTGCACTAGCATTGGGTTTAAAACTCATCGCACTTCTCCTCACAATCCCGGGACTATTAACACTATGGATTGCGATTCTTTCAGATATGGGAGCCACTATTCTTGTTACACTGATCAGTTTAACTGTTTTGTACGATCAAAAGTAA
- a CDS encoding 3'-5' exonuclease: protein MPDDIKVIKYFLWDHYFLKYHIKKMAQLPSYSTASQSIEDFLTSQQGLMKQPVASCTFTIFDLETTGFFPAIGDEIISIGAIKVKNFKIQYDEAFYTIVKPIGRIPKGIQDLTGLSEDILNKAEPFPVGISKFLDFCKGSILVAHPATFDIEFLKTTIKLWNLPNFSVNYVDSHLLANEQFQGLRNYLDELVVRFGIPERERHHALNDAIMTAEVFIKLIENFDQIKSIEELQPNKEKE, encoded by the coding sequence TTGCCAGATGATATTAAAGTCATAAAGTATTTTCTTTGGGATCATTATTTTCTAAAATATCATATAAAAAAAATGGCCCAATTACCCTCGTATAGTACTGCAAGTCAATCAATCGAAGATTTTCTAACTAGTCAACAAGGACTAATGAAACAACCCGTTGCTTCTTGCACATTTACAATATTCGATTTGGAAACAACTGGATTTTTTCCAGCTATAGGTGATGAAATCATTTCAATCGGTGCTATTAAGGTCAAAAACTTCAAAATACAATATGATGAAGCCTTTTATACAATCGTTAAACCTATTGGCAGAATACCAAAAGGAATTCAAGATCTGACAGGTCTTTCAGAAGATATCCTAAATAAAGCAGAACCTTTTCCTGTTGGCATCTCAAAATTCCTCGATTTTTGTAAAGGGAGTATTTTGGTTGCCCATCCAGCTACCTTTGATATTGAATTTTTGAAAACGACAATTAAACTATGGAACCTTCCTAATTTCTCTGTCAATTACGTGGATTCACATCTTCTTGCAAATGAACAATTTCAGGGTTTGCGAAACTATTTGGATGAACTTGTCGTTCGTTTTGGCATTCCTGAACGTGAACGCCATCATGCTTTGAATGATGCGATCATGACTGCAGAAGTTTTTATAAAGCTAATTGAGAATTTCGATCAGATCAAAAGTATAGAAGAATTACAGCCAAATAAAGAAAAGGAGTGA
- a CDS encoding ArsR/SmtB family transcription factor: MDESKNHEQKNADQLDEETLFIVSQTFKALGDPTRIRILHLLSQKEHSVNDIAEKLSLLQSTVSHQLRFLKNLRLVKYRREGTTLYYSPDDNHVMNVLQQTIHHAQHH; this comes from the coding sequence ATGGATGAATCTAAAAATCATGAACAAAAGAATGCAGATCAGTTAGATGAGGAAACGCTATTTATCGTTTCACAGACATTTAAGGCATTAGGAGATCCAACAAGAATTCGAATTCTTCATTTATTGTCCCAAAAAGAGCATTCGGTTAATGATATTGCTGAAAAACTTTCTCTTCTTCAATCAACTGTTTCACATCAACTAAGGTTTTTAAAAAACCTAAGATTGGTTAAATATAGACGAGAAGGTACAACGCTATATTATTCTCCTGATGATAATCATGTGATGAATGTCCTGCAGCAAACCATTCACCATGCGCAACATCATTAA